A window from Shewanella livingstonensis encodes these proteins:
- the pflA gene encoding pyruvate formate lyase 1-activating protein: MTLGRIHSVESFGTVDGPGIRYIAFMQGCLMRCQYCHNRDTWDLDGGKETTVDEIMAQVIAYQPFLDASGGGITASGGEAILQAQFVSELFKACKAQGVHTCLDTNGFVRKYEPVIDELLDNTDLVLLDIKQMDDAKHIELTKVSNHRTLQFAQYLTKRNIKTWIRYVVVAGFTEDVESAIALAEFIKPMNNVEKVELLPYHPLGQHKWQAFGETYTMADISPPSTETMQKIQHVFLERGISATF; this comes from the coding sequence ATGACATTAGGTCGCATACATTCAGTGGAATCGTTCGGCACCGTTGACGGTCCAGGCATTCGCTATATCGCTTTTATGCAGGGTTGCCTCATGCGCTGCCAATATTGTCATAATCGTGATACCTGGGATTTGGATGGCGGTAAAGAAACCACCGTTGATGAAATAATGGCTCAAGTTATTGCTTATCAACCCTTTTTAGATGCCAGCGGTGGCGGCATTACTGCCAGTGGTGGTGAAGCTATTTTACAAGCTCAATTTGTCAGTGAATTATTTAAAGCTTGTAAAGCACAGGGTGTACACACCTGTTTAGACACTAACGGTTTTGTGCGTAAGTATGAACCTGTGATTGATGAGTTACTCGATAATACCGACCTAGTATTACTTGATATCAAACAAATGGATGATGCCAAGCACATCGAACTGACAAAAGTCAGTAACCATAGAACATTACAATTTGCTCAATATCTAACTAAACGTAATATAAAAACCTGGATCCGTTATGTGGTGGTAGCAGGATTTACTGAAGATGTAGAGTCAGCCATCGCATTAGCAGAGTTCATTAAACCGATGAATAATGTTGAAAAGGTTGAATTACTGCCTTATCACCCATTGGGACAGCACAAATGGCAAGCTTTTGGCGAAACCTACACCATGGCAGATATTTCACCGCCAAGTACTGAGACCATGCAAAAAATTCAACACGTTTTTTTAGAGCG